One Leptospira bouyouniensis DNA window includes the following coding sequences:
- a CDS encoding M23 family metallopeptidase, whose protein sequence is MAETYVTTAYERLQIAHLRWKKRLQKWISRSREKVSFVLIPNDEKPLAQIEISVGMLGFLFGLSISLVLLSFGLLLYFSFFFERNLSLEKKTETQLVSFLFYDLLSKDLRESVEELESMTESLNLLAWEEIPEKEMITQDYLLKEEFRKDASELDSNLLLFQQVVTTYTQFGVRLGNLVPNFQNAIDYLSMRESIFYSMPRGRPLKPGVGVVTSTFGYRSDPFGILPVGEYHSGIDFAAGEGTPIYATGPGIIAVDTAVGGLGKSVRINHENGFFTLYGHCSLILVNPGDRVKRGDKIALVGQTGKATGAHVHYEVRIGLDAPLDPEEYINLD, encoded by the coding sequence TTGGCAGAAACTTACGTCACAACCGCCTACGAAAGGCTCCAAATTGCGCATTTAAGGTGGAAAAAACGCTTACAAAAGTGGATTTCCCGAAGCCGAGAAAAGGTGAGTTTTGTCCTCATCCCCAATGATGAAAAACCTTTGGCACAAATTGAAATTTCAGTGGGAATGCTCGGCTTTCTCTTTGGGCTTTCTATCTCACTTGTCTTATTATCCTTTGGCCTTCTCCTTTATTTTTCGTTTTTTTTTGAACGGAATCTTTCCTTAGAGAAAAAAACAGAAACCCAACTTGTTTCCTTTCTGTTCTATGACCTACTCTCCAAAGACCTCCGCGAATCTGTGGAAGAATTGGAATCTATGACTGAATCTCTCAATTTGCTTGCCTGGGAAGAAATCCCAGAAAAGGAAATGATCACACAAGATTATCTTCTCAAAGAAGAGTTTCGAAAAGATGCAAGCGAACTTGATTCGAATCTTTTACTTTTCCAACAAGTTGTTACCACCTACACCCAATTTGGTGTAAGACTCGGTAACCTTGTACCCAATTTTCAGAATGCCATTGATTACCTTTCCATGAGAGAGAGCATTTTTTATTCGATGCCAAGGGGTCGACCTCTAAAACCTGGTGTTGGTGTTGTCACTTCTACTTTTGGGTATCGCAGTGATCCATTTGGAATTTTGCCTGTGGGAGAATACCACTCAGGGATTGACTTTGCCGCTGGAGAAGGAACACCCATTTATGCGACGGGTCCTGGGATCATTGCAGTGGATACGGCTGTTGGTGGTCTTGGAAAATCAGTTCGGATCAACCATGAAAATGGATTTTTTACTTTGTATGGACACTGCTCCCTCATCCTCGTGAACCCAGGTGACCGTGTGAAACGTGGGGATAAAATTGCCCTTGTAGGACAAACGGGAAAGGCAACGGGGGCACATGTTCACTACGAAGTACGCATTGGTCTCGATGCTCCACTTGACCCGGAAGAATACATTAACTTAGATTAA
- the pcnB gene encoding polynucleotide adenylyltransferase PcnB, whose product MFKFLTSLFRKKADSVDSFLMYPEGKRYYRETHSIRRANIDEDAIKIINRLNKFRYKAYLVGGGVRDLLMGKRPKDFDIVTSATPNQIKRIFNNCRIIGKRFKIVHIIFKGKIIEVSTFRSLPEHRLEKHKAENDYLIKRDNSFGTAKEDAARRDFTINSLFYDPKNDSILDYVGGFEDIQKKIVRVIGDPDISFKEDPVRMLRAVKFSVLLGLDIEKKTKLAIKKNRLELEKSSTARLLEEYNKMFRTWKTSIIFEGLAENHLLDVLFKEPADKLRKTDPEWREHFMDTPLGKRLAVTDKLLSAREEMTPAIFYSLIFYDIVKDLYENDRGHLAHNIKESLMPVFERMGIPKREQDNLVKIFISQPRFQVTDDEKERQNSFFKKKDYFYDAFMVYKIVAISENNESAVQTAFFWEISLRQRPKPDSHQFGQQNRKKEGNKKRPPRKKHRDRRGGGNPNQNTTQEPNSSELEEPKGFVSEKKIEDANPGDN is encoded by the coding sequence ATGTTTAAATTTCTCACTTCTCTTTTCAGAAAGAAAGCCGACTCTGTCGATTCCTTTTTGATGTACCCCGAGGGAAAGAGATACTATCGAGAAACTCACTCCATACGCAGGGCCAATATCGATGAAGATGCGATTAAAATCATCAATCGATTGAACAAGTTTCGTTACAAGGCCTATTTAGTCGGTGGAGGAGTCAGAGATCTGCTGATGGGCAAACGCCCAAAAGATTTTGACATTGTCACTAGTGCGACACCAAACCAAATCAAAAGGATCTTCAATAACTGCCGGATCATCGGTAAACGATTTAAAATTGTACACATCATTTTTAAAGGCAAAATTATTGAAGTCTCTACGTTCCGATCATTACCGGAACATCGTTTGGAAAAACACAAAGCAGAAAACGATTATCTCATCAAGCGGGACAATTCCTTCGGTACAGCAAAGGAAGACGCGGCAAGACGCGACTTTACCATCAATTCGCTGTTTTACGATCCTAAAAACGATTCCATTTTGGATTACGTTGGTGGGTTTGAAGACATTCAAAAGAAAATTGTTAGGGTCATCGGTGATCCAGACATTTCCTTTAAAGAAGATCCAGTTCGTATGTTACGAGCCGTTAAATTTTCTGTATTACTAGGACTCGACATCGAGAAAAAAACCAAACTAGCAATTAAAAAGAACCGTTTGGAACTCGAAAAATCGTCCACAGCAAGGTTATTGGAAGAGTACAACAAAATGTTTCGTACATGGAAAACTTCCATCATCTTTGAAGGGTTAGCTGAAAACCATCTACTCGATGTTTTATTCAAAGAACCTGCTGATAAATTAAGGAAAACAGATCCAGAATGGCGTGAACATTTTATGGACACACCACTCGGTAAAAGACTCGCTGTGACTGATAAACTTCTTTCTGCAAGGGAAGAAATGACACCCGCGATCTTTTATTCATTAATTTTTTACGATATCGTAAAAGACCTCTATGAAAATGATCGTGGTCACCTAGCGCATAACATCAAAGAGAGTTTGATGCCTGTATTTGAGCGTATGGGAATTCCGAAACGTGAACAAGATAATTTAGTTAAAATTTTTATCAGCCAACCTCGTTTCCAAGTCACAGACGACGAAAAAGAAAGGCAAAATTCTTTCTTCAAAAAGAAGGACTATTTTTACGATGCGTTTATGGTGTATAAGATTGTTGCCATTTCCGAAAACAATGAATCTGCCGTTCAAACTGCATTCTTTTGGGAAATCTCACTCAGGCAAAGACCAAAACCGGATAGCCATCAATTTGGCCAACAGAATCGTAAAAAAGAAGGGAACAAAAAGCGCCCACCAAGAAAAAAACACAGGGACCGAAGGGGTGGAGGGAATCCTAACCAAAACACAACCCAGGAACCCAATTCTAGTGAATTAGAGGAACCAAAAGGTTTCGTTTCGGAGAAAAAAATCGAAGATGCGAATCCAGGGGACAATTAG
- a CDS encoding hybrid sensor histidine kinase/response regulator, with the protein MGTHSSLARVILLEDDPTISLLYDGILRKQGMEVTCFSDIEPAIQFLTENHLQNQNIVITDLQLPSGNGLDFVREIRKVNKHIPILVITSTEDPKQIIEVMKEHVQEYLIKPVIPSELLSRIQYQLSNKEDVYVYSDYEREKIISLEKLLEWYSYKNTRIKKGDLNTNELHKNLFYGLRTSLAQGAGFGVLTQLIDLIKAMPKAENGGVILDLEILNILDENAIYSKKVLDRFAEIEDVIFDRVEIEEVSPIQLFNEIIKLKEEIQPLLQLKDQILLIPEYKGSNQNSKMIKWNAKYFKNILLELLLNAMRFSKNSSKIYFLFNFNSDGIYLSTINSYAEEEFSEKGISNDYLELIFEPFFRITKNIYEKHGSLDFGIGLSFVKQTIEKFGGTITALNLVDHTNDSKETKIEFKIFLPYSSSLK; encoded by the coding sequence ATGGGAACACATTCTTCATTAGCAAGAGTCATTCTACTCGAAGATGATCCAACAATTTCTTTATTGTACGATGGTATTTTACGAAAGCAAGGTATGGAAGTAACTTGTTTTTCTGATATAGAACCAGCCATCCAATTCTTAACTGAAAATCACTTACAAAATCAAAATATTGTCATAACTGACTTACAACTTCCCAGTGGGAATGGTTTGGATTTTGTTAGAGAAATTCGAAAAGTGAATAAACACATTCCAATTTTGGTGATTACCTCAACGGAAGATCCAAAACAGATCATAGAAGTCATGAAGGAACATGTGCAGGAATACCTAATCAAACCTGTGATACCCAGTGAATTACTCTCACGAATTCAATACCAATTATCAAATAAAGAAGATGTGTATGTTTATTCTGATTATGAAAGGGAAAAAATCATATCTTTAGAAAAATTATTGGAATGGTATAGTTACAAAAATACACGAATTAAAAAAGGAGATTTGAATACGAATGAATTACACAAAAACCTTTTTTATGGACTTAGGACAAGTTTAGCGCAAGGTGCTGGTTTTGGAGTATTAACTCAGTTGATAGATCTCATCAAAGCTATGCCAAAGGCCGAAAATGGTGGAGTTATCTTAGATTTAGAAATTTTGAATATTTTAGATGAAAACGCCATTTATTCGAAGAAAGTATTGGATCGATTTGCTGAAATTGAAGATGTCATTTTTGATAGGGTAGAGATTGAGGAAGTATCACCGATTCAATTATTCAATGAAATAATAAAATTAAAAGAGGAAATTCAACCTCTATTGCAATTAAAAGATCAAATTCTGTTAATTCCTGAATACAAAGGATCAAATCAAAATTCAAAAATGATTAAATGGAATGCAAAATATTTCAAAAATATTTTATTAGAGCTACTATTGAATGCAATGAGATTTTCTAAAAATTCTAGTAAGATCTATTTCCTCTTTAATTTTAATTCTGATGGGATTTACCTATCGACTATAAATTCATATGCAGAAGAAGAATTCTCAGAGAAGGGAATATCAAATGATTATTTAGAATTAATCTTTGAACCATTTTTTAGAATTACAAAGAATATTTATGAAAAGCACGGTTCTTTAGATTTTGGAATTGGATTAAGTTTCGTCAAACAAACGATTGAAAAATTTGGCGGCACAATCACTGCTCTTAATTTGGTAGACCATACAAACGATTCAAAGGAAACCAAAATTGAATTCAAAATTTTCTTACCTTATTCTTCTTCACTGAAATGA
- the thiL gene encoding thiamine-phosphate kinase, whose protein sequence is MKESDIIRSLFGHIPPPEDDCYFLAPDRLVTTDSLSEGTHFLHKWSSPEVLAGKLVEVNVSDITASGGVPKECFLNLGLSPTSRKKEWVLAFSKALRNSLHQYGMKLAGGDTFSSPTTQLTLTVVGTVKKPWLRSGGKPGDYLYITGDLGQSLLGYQSLKKKWQGRGFKESIEKHLLPKSRHILQKPLSKYTIHACMDITDGLIQDSERLALASKGKLIIQIESVPLHSLAVKKLGLDACLGSGEELELLFLSPDILPNQIASLPVTMIGRFVKGKPGTKFLNEGKTYVPKNKGFLHFSEEE, encoded by the coding sequence TTGAAAGAATCAGACATTATACGCAGTTTATTTGGGCATATCCCTCCCCCAGAAGACGATTGTTATTTTCTGGCACCGGACCGCCTTGTGACAACGGATTCGCTTTCGGAGGGAACCCATTTCCTTCACAAATGGTCAAGTCCAGAGGTTCTTGCAGGAAAACTTGTCGAAGTGAATGTATCCGACATCACAGCTTCGGGTGGAGTTCCCAAAGAGTGTTTTTTAAACTTAGGCCTCTCGCCCACATCTCGAAAAAAAGAATGGGTATTGGCATTTTCCAAAGCTTTACGCAATTCACTCCACCAATATGGAATGAAACTAGCCGGTGGCGACACCTTTTCCTCTCCCACCACCCAATTGACTCTTACGGTTGTAGGGACTGTTAAAAAACCTTGGCTTCGTTCTGGGGGAAAACCAGGAGATTACCTTTATATCACGGGGGATTTGGGACAAAGCTTACTCGGTTACCAAAGTTTGAAAAAAAAATGGCAGGGCAGAGGTTTCAAAGAATCAATTGAAAAACACCTTTTGCCAAAATCGAGACATATCCTACAAAAACCACTCTCTAAGTATACAATCCATGCTTGTATGGACATTACTGATGGACTGATCCAAGATTCCGAGAGGTTGGCACTTGCCTCTAAAGGAAAACTCATCATCCAGATAGAATCTGTCCCCTTACACTCATTAGCTGTTAAAAAACTTGGATTAGACGCTTGTCTTGGTTCTGGTGAAGAACTAGAACTTTTGTTTTTATCACCAGACATCCTACCGAATCAAATCGCTTCCCTTCCCGTGACAATGATTGGTCGGTTTGTAAAAGGAAAACCAGGGACAAAATTCTTAAATGAAGGAAAAACCTATGTTCCCAAAAACAAAGGTTTCCTTCATTTCAGTGAAGAAGAATAA
- the rplM gene encoding 50S ribosomal protein L13 has protein sequence MELLSKAHKTPSIAKEAVQKQWFVVDATDKTLGRLASQVASRLRGKHKSTFTPNQDCGDNIIIVNASKVAVTGRKREQKIYYHHSRYPGGMTAIAFHKLIQENPERVIMEAVKGMLPKSKLGDQMLKNCRVFAGNDHNLGAQKPLKLELK, from the coding sequence ATGGAACTATTGTCTAAAGCCCACAAGACCCCTTCTATTGCAAAAGAAGCCGTACAAAAACAGTGGTTTGTTGTGGACGCAACTGATAAAACTCTCGGAAGATTGGCAAGTCAAGTCGCTTCCAGGCTGCGCGGAAAACACAAATCTACATTCACTCCAAACCAGGATTGTGGAGATAACATCATCATCGTTAATGCTTCTAAAGTGGCTGTTACTGGTCGCAAAAGAGAACAAAAAATTTATTACCACCACTCAAGATACCCAGGTGGTATGACTGCCATCGCTTTCCACAAACTCATCCAAGAGAACCCAGAAAGAGTGATCATGGAAGCAGTGAAAGGAATGTTACCTAAATCTAAGTTAGGTGACCAAATGTTAAAAAATTGCCGCGTATTCGCAGGTAATGACCACAACCTAGGTGCACAAAAGCCCCTAAAACTGGAGTTAAAATAA
- the rpsI gene encoding 30S ribosomal protein S9 encodes MAQKAVWAVGRRKTSVARAKIASGTGKITVNHKDVNDYIKNGEHLVRRALEPLLVLEARDKYDIALNVTGGGVIGQVGAIRHAVARALVAFNESLKPTLKKEGFLTRDSRMVERKKYGLHKARRGTQFSKR; translated from the coding sequence ATGGCGCAAAAAGCAGTTTGGGCTGTAGGCCGACGCAAAACATCTGTTGCACGTGCGAAAATCGCATCGGGAACAGGAAAAATCACAGTGAATCATAAAGATGTAAACGATTACATTAAAAACGGAGAACATTTAGTTCGCCGTGCACTTGAGCCTCTACTTGTTTTAGAAGCTCGTGACAAATACGACATTGCTCTCAACGTAACAGGTGGTGGAGTGATTGGACAAGTCGGAGCGATTCGTCACGCTGTAGCGCGCGCACTTGTTGCTTTCAATGAGTCACTCAAACCGACTTTGAAAAAAGAAGGATTTCTCACTCGTGATAGCCGTATGGTGGAACGTAAAAAATACGGTCTACACAAAGCACGCCGGGGAACTCAGTTCTCAAAACGTTAA
- a CDS encoding MFS transporter, producing the protein MNKIIFYLAFAFGTFASSCFLYSIVIFSQTLTVVKGFSGIVFFFLFLPFPLFFLYTGYLLDRYSKKWVVVCFQFFLFLSALLLGGGIWIFEAYPYLLLPLAFINGIGMTTVLPGRMALLREVMESHKLVFHTIAGNLLLIFSFGMSPLAVGWYREFESYSQLFLVLAGLHAVSMVAFTLLSSKHKESFSTTQAVNFKSNANDPTSREENKGIQTSEIPSLSGSLKLVLHFLKEDRVSRQVMWVAVFSMLALGPIQVVLPQYVKQELGLGELARGSVLVFLGPGLFLGGILTILFHHLERKGLVLLSVFACSSVFFLGFIPFYDARATSFFLFCFGVSGGILSSLMPAILQKRAEDGLRGRILSLYTVCFQFTPAVSGFFASVMSDHAGSFWTFIGFGLSFLLISLFSFLRYTELRQS; encoded by the coding sequence ATGAACAAAATCATCTTTTACCTTGCCTTCGCCTTTGGAACCTTTGCTAGCAGTTGTTTTTTATACTCGATTGTGATTTTTTCTCAGACACTAACGGTGGTTAAGGGATTTTCTGGGATTGTATTTTTCTTTTTGTTTTTACCGTTTCCTTTATTCTTTTTGTATACTGGGTATTTACTCGATCGGTATTCCAAAAAATGGGTAGTTGTGTGTTTTCAGTTTTTTTTATTTTTATCAGCACTGCTTCTTGGAGGAGGGATTTGGATATTTGAAGCCTATCCCTATTTACTATTACCTCTCGCATTTATCAACGGGATCGGAATGACAACGGTATTACCGGGACGAATGGCACTGCTTCGTGAGGTAATGGAATCCCATAAACTTGTCTTTCATACCATCGCCGGCAATTTACTCCTAATTTTTTCCTTTGGGATGAGTCCACTTGCCGTTGGATGGTATCGGGAATTTGAATCCTATTCCCAATTGTTTCTTGTTCTAGCGGGATTACATGCCGTTTCCATGGTCGCCTTTACATTGTTAAGTTCTAAACATAAGGAAAGTTTTTCCACAACTCAAGCAGTAAATTTTAAATCAAATGCAAACGATCCGACGAGTAGAGAAGAAAACAAAGGAATCCAAACTTCGGAGATACCTTCTCTTTCTGGTAGTCTCAAATTGGTATTACATTTTTTAAAAGAAGACAGAGTTTCAAGACAAGTGATGTGGGTTGCTGTGTTTAGTATGCTTGCCCTTGGTCCAATCCAAGTTGTTCTCCCTCAGTATGTGAAACAAGAACTGGGTCTTGGGGAACTTGCACGTGGGTCGGTCCTTGTATTCCTCGGTCCAGGTTTATTCCTTGGCGGAATCCTCACAATCCTCTTCCATCACCTCGAACGAAAGGGTTTGGTTTTACTATCCGTGTTTGCATGTTCTTCTGTTTTCTTTTTGGGATTTATCCCTTTTTATGATGCAAGGGCGACTTCGTTTTTTTTGTTTTGTTTTGGAGTATCCGGTGGAATCCTTTCTAGCCTTATGCCTGCCATTTTACAAAAACGCGCAGAAGATGGACTCCGAGGTAGGATCCTTTCCCTATATACCGTGTGTTTCCAATTCACTCCAGCAGTTTCTGGTTTTTTTGCAAGTGTCATGAGTGACCATGCGGGAAGTTTTTGGACCTTCATTGGTTTTGGACTAAGTTTTCTTTTGATTTCTTTGTTTTCCTTC